TGAGATCTGCTCGGATTATCTGAAACATCAATGTCCCGCTCCTAACAGCAGACAGTCACCCATCAGTGGAATAATCGGGCCGAACCCACTCACCTGCGGACATGTATCAAGGTGTAGCGATGTCCGCAAACCACGGACCCTCGTCTTACGAGCCCGGTTTCCTTTCATCTGCGGCCACTTCACCGGTGTACGTTCCCACCACCCGCGTCACTCCGATGATTCCAGCGCTGCCGTACCTCCAGACGTCCCAGCAGAGCAGCCCGGTGTCCGATCACGCGGCGTGGACGCAGCCGGATACGGTGGCCTCTTACAGCTCTGCCAGTGGGCACCATCCATCCCCGGTGTCCAGGTTCACCTTTTCCACGAGTCCCCCGTTGACCTCCGGGGTCGCAGCAACCCGGGATACAACGACCTACCCGAGCCCGTTAAACATCTCGTGTAGCGCGCGCGAGCACTACGGCTCGCGAGGACTGAGTGGCTCGTTTCACGGCGCGTACCCGGCGTACGTCAGCCCGAATATCGGAGGCTCTTGGGCGGCGTCTCACTTCGACAGCTCCGTGCTGCACAGCCTTCAGACGGGCGGACCGACCAACGCCACGAGACACCCGAATTTAGGTGAGAATTGATCTTATGTGCACAACACGGGGAAGTTGTTTTTTACCAAGAAATTCTCCATAATAATTTGTCGTATGAGTTGGAGGACTTGTTGGTATTATAATACGAATATTAATCGAAATTAAGATAGGAATTTACACGAGAAAGTTTGGGGTGGCAAAAAACGAGTCATCAAATTTCTGTATTTCGGGAAAATTTGGTGAGGAAGgatccaaaaatgacaatgccacAATACCGCTGTGTGTACCGTATAACAGAAAACATTCAGAGTAGGCCTAATATGTTTGTCTCTATTCCGAAATGTCTCATTCCAAATAGACtgtatatattgttttgttatttatgtttaattcGTATAACCATTATTTTGTATGAGCGAGTAAAACCTGTTTGGAAAGTCACTTTAAGGGTGGGAATAATTTCTTAAGGTTACAAGTGCCCAGTTCACACTGTCTGTGTTGTattgctaaaataaaaaatatataggccAGAAAATAAGTGTTTTAATGGTTTAATGGCTCTTCAATAATCAATATTTTCAGAAAGGTTGTCAAGTCGTCAATAAAGGAACAAATGAAAAGTTCTGAAGTTCTTTGTGGAACATATAAAGACGCTTTGAATATTAAATTCATTCACAGTATGACCCTGCAGAAACGGTAATGATTGTGTCGTTAATAAAGAAATCCTCTAATATGatgattataaaacaaaaacatttgttgTCATTTGGACCTGAtggatttaaaaacattaatgacgTTCTTGTAGTGTTTGTTCTTTTATTCGTAAAGATTAAGCGTGTGGTTATCTGCTCATTCAACACATTATTATGCTGAAGTTATAGTCATATAAGCGTTTATCGTTGTCTCTGTCATGATTCAATTGCTTTTATTATGACCTGAAAAGACACGCACACCGACCATCCAGAATATAAAGTTGGATGTATAAAATGAATCATTATAATACTACATCtatatattattattcttttactTGTGATATTGCATGTataacatgtaaatgtaatttaggTCTGACTCTGCTGGGCATGTTTTACAATATAGTACgtgtttttaacttatttttaaatttgtattttgaGAGCACATCTGTGAAACGCTTTACGAAATTATTATTTAGTGAAAAAAAACTAGTTGGCACCCGCCAAAATAAGCTCATAATATGATGCACCTTTAAACAAAACGACATCATTGAGATAAATGTGCTGTTTCTCTTTACCAGGACATAATATGCGAAATATCTccatttgttttttcttttttacatggACAAAAATGGACCAAAAATACATAGTTTACTCTGTTATTTATAGATAACATTTCTGTAGAGGGTTTGTTTATTATATAGCAATACATTACGCGAGAGTGTGATTTAAAACGCTTTAGAAAATactcatttaacaaataaaaatgattttaaaaaaattgccCGCCGGCGTGTACAGTTCGTTTTTATTTAACgaataaaacttttattaatgAAAAAAGTGTTGTAAAAAtggttgtttattgtttagacggattcaatttaaaataatctaaaaaaatctgttacatAACTCgagatttatttgtttcatgCTTTTAATCCTGTTTGATTTGTGTCATCAAAATATTCACGACATTTGCAAACCAAAATAATCCAATTCAGTGTGCAATCACAACTACTTTACCTTGACAAAATctgacagaaatgtttttattataatatttatgaaACTGTATGCGTGTGCCACAACGAGTTTATTAATTTAACGTAATTTCAGTAAGTGTGCTATGTCGGCAAAATGTGATGATTTTATTGTGATTATGATTATAATTTCTCTGcattatttgttgttgttttgttgtaatGTTTAAAGTGAGATTTAGGCAAGCAATGAATTATGTTTTCTAAACATGTATTATGAAGCTTCACTCGAATAAAAACGGTGACACTTGTcacaattttgtgcaattaatGGCCTGTTATTGTAAACAGACCCAAATAACCACTAATAAAATCTGCGTCAGATTTCACATCAATCACTTTCAGTTTTGTGAGGTTTGTTTGGTCTCTttagtttaatacaattaatttcTTATTGATATAAAAGCAGACGCTTCTTACAAAAATAACGAGTTTATAAAGATGCTTATGTCAAAAAAGATGGTATTTTCCAACAACTAGTAATAAATGTCAGTTGTTTGACCTCTGGACAATAACAGCTCAAGTGATTGTGCCAAACGACTTGTTCTTTGTCAGATGAGGAAGATGGTTCTTGTGAGGAGCTGACGGGCTTTTGTTTGGTGTTCCTGAAATCTCAAGGTTATAACTGGAGTGAACCTTGAGAtgaggccacacacacacacacgcacgcacacacacacacacacacacacacacacacacacacacttcttgaCTTTATTTGATGTGTTCATTATAATCCGCTCAATTGTCTGTAATTAGTTGATCATTAGATGAGAAATGAATGAGAGCTGCTGGTGTTGATAAATGACACGTGATGGAAGATGTGAGGATGCTGATTTGTTCTTAGCTAATGGTTGAGAGTTTGTTTAAAGTGACGCTCGGTTGTTTGAAAGCTTCAGAACATGAGAGATGAATGAAGGATTCGGTCTCGTGCTCTTTGGTTAAGGGCCTCTCGGGGACCATCTGTGATTTATGAGCAAACTGTTTCCATTTATAAAGATTAGCGAAGTTTGAGCTATGTGCGTGCACACGGCACGTCTGACGGACACGCGCATCTGTGAGATGTGTCGAACAGCGCCTCCTGTTGACCCGCGAATCCGCGCGTTCACGTCTGCTGATGGGATTCAGGACGCACAAGGAAAGTTTTATTACAGAGTgtaaatgccattaaaataaaacttctaCCACACAGTTTAAATTATTTGACTTCTTAATATTTATTTCTAGACTCATTAGATTAGTCACATGTAGAGATAGTTTTGGTATTACTAACACAATTTGTGTCAAAATGAAATTAgaatgaaattattaaaatgaacagAATTAAAATTGTTGATTTGTCACCTGTGGTTTTCTGAAG
This is a stretch of genomic DNA from Triplophysa rosa unplaced genomic scaffold, Trosa_1v2 scaffold488, whole genome shotgun sequence. It encodes these proteins:
- the LOC130550939 gene encoding transcription factor GATA-4-like; its protein translation is MYQGVAMSANHGPSSYEPGFLSSAATSPVYVPTTRVTPMIPALPYLQTSQQSSPVSDHAAWTQPDTVASYSSASGHHPSPVSRFTFSTSPPLTSGVAATRDTTTYPSPLNISCSAREHYGSRGLSGSFHGAYPAYVSPNIGGSWAASHFDSSVLHSLQTGGPTNATRHPNLELFDDFAEGRECVNCGAMSTPLWRRDGTGHYLCNACGLYHKMNGINRPLIKPQRRLSASRRVGLSCTNCHTTTTTLWRRNAEGEPVCNACGLYMKLHG